One window from the genome of Hippoglossus hippoglossus isolate fHipHip1 chromosome 6, fHipHip1.pri, whole genome shotgun sequence encodes:
- the ano5a gene encoding anoctamin-5 isoform X1, producing the protein MHRITGRAGGDNLIEMSPTESFNDDINGYNQHASSSTGSFQQGQSASFLTPDVCVETCESLSASLASLASSDHSDSPQFEAQTLERISALTGLSRKRALFLKFRSRIDKQQQSKDSVFFRDGLRRIDFVLSYVDDKAGERKQERRRVYEANLAKVGLELETEDKSESEDGKTYFVKIHAPWEVLATYADVLKIKVPFKVNDIPDNTEMPMNWLSTPFRLPETIMHPEPDFFTAPFDKSKSDFFLIDDKETFFPPSNRNRIVYYILSRCSYLREECGEKDKKGIKRLLNNGTYTAAFPLHDCRYWKKSRDTHCESERYSLYKHWARFLFFFKEQPLNLVRKYYGEKIGIYFAWLGFYTEMLLFAAIVGTICFVYGVLTYDENEWSKEICSGEIGGKIVMCPLCDKKCGFWKLNSTCNSSWQSHLFDNVGTVFFAIFMGIWVTLFLELWKRRQARLEYEWDLVDFEEEQQQLQLRPEYETKCSNRKLNRITQEPEWVLSRTATDLLAKLFLCWATVILWISLIIACIIGVIAYRLAVYAAFASIMKDNPTSHLQVVGPYITPQLATSVTASCINFVIIMILNLMYERVAVWITDMEIPKTHLEYENKLTVKMFLFQFVNYYSSCFYVAFFKGKFVGYPGNYAYMFGRWSKLRNEECDPGGCLIELTTQLVIVMTGKQVWGNIQEALVPWLMNWWGSRKARKHPESIYSRWEQDNDLQSFGQLGLFYEYLEMVIQFGFITLFVASFPLAPLLALINNIIEVRVDAWKLTTQYRRPVAAKAHSIGAWEEILSGIAVLSVVTNAFIVAFTSDMIPRLVYMYAYHPDGEMNMKGYINNSLSMFNISAIPVANSPEEGENPAWFNSSITTCRYRDFRYPSGHEKQYSHTMQFWHILAAKLAFIIIMEHVVFMVKFFVAWMIPDVPSDVRARVKRERYLVQEYLHNYEVDKLKKQLTHNNCSNDCTCTPMIYPTLSKHEVLSECL; encoded by the exons ATGCATCGAATAAcgggaagagcaggaggagacaaCCTGATCGAGATGAGCCCCACGGAGTCTTTCAACG ATGATATAAATGGCTACAACCAACATGCCTCGTCCAGCACAGGATCTTTCCAGCAGGGACAATCAGCG TCTTTTTTAACGCCTGATGTGTGTGTAGAGACCTGTGAGTCTCTCAGCGCCAGCCTGGCCTCCCTGGCCTCCTCTGACCACAGCGACAGTCCACAGTTTGAGGCTCAGACCTTAGAGCGAATCAGTGCTTTGACCGGG CTCTCGAGAAAGCGGGCTCTATTCCTGAAGTTTCGTTCCAGG attgacaaacaacaacagagtaAAGACTCTGTGTTCTTCCGTGATGGGCTGCGGAGGATTGACTTTGTCTTGTCCTATGTGGACGACAAAGCTGGCGAGAGAAAACAG gagaggaggagggtgtatGAGGCCAATTTAGCCAAAGTTGGTCTGGAGCTGGAGACAGAAGATAAATCA gagTCAGAAGATGGGAAGACGTATTTTGTGAAGATCCACGCTCCATGGGAAGTGTTGGCCACCTACGCAGACGTGCTTAAGATCAAGGTTCCGTTCAAGGTCAACGACATCCCAGACAACACAGAGATGCCCATGAACTGGCTGTCCACCCCGTTCCGTCTGCCCGAGACCATCATGCACCCTGAGCCGGACTTCTTCACCGCTCCTTTCGACAAGAGCAAGTCTGACTTCTTCCTCATCGATGACAAAGAGACATTCTTCCCCCCTTCCAATCGCAACAGGATC GTCTACTACATCCTGTCCCGCTGTTCATACTTGAGGGAGGAAtgtggagagaaagacaaaaagggAATCAAGAGGTTACTCAACAATGGCACCTACACTGCTGCCTTTCCCCTGCACGAT TGTAGATACTGGAAAAAATCCAGGGACACTCACTGCGAGAGTGAGAGATACAGTCTGTACAAACACTGGGCCagattcctctttttcttcaaGGAGCAACCCCTCAACCTTGTCAG GAAGTACTACGGAGAGAAGATCGGTATTTATTTTGCCTGGCTGGGTTTCTACACTGAGATGTTGTTGTTTGCTGCAATAGTTGGGACAATTTGTTTCGTCTACGGAGTCCTCACTTACGATGAAAATGAGTGGAG TAAAGAAATATGCAGTGGGGAAATTGGAGGCAAAATCGTCATGTGCCCACTGTGTGACAAGAAATGTGGCTTCTGGAAACTCAACTCAACATGTAACTCCTCATGG CAATCACACCTATTTGACAATGTGGGAACTGTGTTTTTTGCCATATTCATGGGGATATGGG TGACGCTGTTCCTGGAGCTCTGGAAGAGGCGGCAGGCTCGTCTCGAGTATGAGTGGGATCTGGTCGACTTTGAGGAGgagcaacagcagctgcagctccggCCAGAGTATGAGACCAAGTGCTCCAACCGCAAGCTGAACCGCATCACTCAG GAACCAGAGTGGGTTCTTAGCAGGACTGCTACAGATCTATTGGCGAAATTATTTCTGTGCTGGGCCACCGTGATCCTCTGG ATTTCATTGATCATTGCCTGCATCATTGGCGTGATAGCGTACCGCCTGGCAGTGTACGCCGCCTTCGCCAGCATCATGAAGGACAACCCCACCAGCCACTTGCAAGTGGTCGGCCCCTACATCACGCCACAGCTGGCCACCTCTGTCACCGCCTCCTGCATCAACTTTGTCATCATCATGATCCTCAACCTCATGTATGAGAGGGTGGCTGTTTGGATCACTGATATGG AAATTCCAAAGACACACCTGGAGTATGAGAACAAGTTGACGGTGAAGATGTTCCTCTTCCAGTTCGTCAACTACTACTCCTCCTGCTTCTACGTGGCTTTCTTTAAGGGCAAGTTTGTCGGCTATCCTGGAAATTATGCCTACATGTTTGGCCGGTGGAGCAAACTGAGGAATGAAGAG TGTGACCCTGGTGGTTGTCTTATTGAGCTGACCACCCAGCTGGTAATAGTGATGACTGGTAAACAGGTGTGGGGCAACATCCAAGAGGCTCTGGTCCC GTGGCTGATGAACTGGTGGGGCAGCAGGAAGGCACGGAAACACCCAGAGAGTATTTACAGCCGCTGGGAGCAGGACAACGATCTGCAGAGCTTTGGACAGCTGGGTCTTTTCTACGAGTACCTGGAAATGG TGATCCAGTTTGGTTTCATCACGCTTTTCGTCGCCTCCTTCCCCCTGGCCCCCCTGCTGGCACTGATCAACAACATCATTGAAGTAAGAGTGGATGCCTGGAAGCTGACCACTCAGTACAGACGCCCCGTGGCAGCCAAGGCCCACAGCATCGGGGCCTGGGAGGAAATCCTCAGTGGGATCGCCGTCCTCTCCGTTGTCACAAAT GCGTTCATCGTGGCCTTCACCTCTGATATGATCCCTCGGCTCGTGTACATGTATGCCTACCACCCAGATGGTGAGATGAATATGAAAGGCTACATAAACAACAGCCTGTCGATGTTCAATATATCTGCGATCCCTGTGGCCAACAGCCCTGAGGAAGGGGAGAACCCTGCTTGGTTCAACAGCTCCATCACGACctgcag GTATCGTGATTTCCGCTACCCTTCGGGCCATGAGAAGCAGTACTCCCACACCATGCAGTTCTGGCATATTTTGGCTGCCAAGCTTGCTTTCATTATCATCATGGAG CATGTCGTGTTCATGGTGAAGTTCTTCGTGGCCTGGATGATCCCAGATGTTCCCTCTGACGTGAGGGCTCGAGTGAAGAGAGAGCGCTACCTGGTCCAGGAATATCTCCATAACTACGAGGTGGATAAGCTGAAGAAGCAGCTCACCCACAACAACTGTAGCAATGACTGTACCTGCACGCCCATGATCTATCCAACTTTATCCAAACACGAGGTGCTGTCAGAGTGTCTCTAG
- the ano5a gene encoding anoctamin-5 isoform X2 yields MHRITGRAGGDNLIEMSPTESFNDDINGYNQHASSSTGSFQQGQSASFLTPDVCVETCESLSASLASLASSDHSDSPQFEAQTLERISALTGLSRKRALFLKFRSRIDKQQQSKDSVFFRDGLRRIDFVLSYVDDKAGERKQERRRVYEANLAKVGLELETEDKSESEDGKTYFVKIHAPWEVLATYADVLKIKVPFKVNDIPDNTEMPMNWLSTPFRLPETIMHPEPDFFTAPFDKSKSDFFLIDDKETFFPPSNRNRIVYYILSRCSYLREECGEKDKKGIKRLLNNGTYTAAFPLHDCRYWKKSRDTHCESERYSLYKHWARFLFFFKEQPLNLVRKYYGEKIGIYFAWLGFYTEMLLFAAIVGTICFVYGVLTYDENEWSKEICSGEIGGKIVMCPLCDKKCGFWKLNSTCNSSWQSHLFDNVGTVFFAIFMGIWVTLFLELWKRRQARLEYEWDLVDFEEEQQQLQLRPEYETKCSNRKLNRITQEMEPYLPITSKCARLCLSGATVIFWISLIIACIIGVIAYRLAVYAAFASIMKDNPTSHLQVVGPYITPQLATSVTASCINFVIIMILNLMYERVAVWITDMEIPKTHLEYENKLTVKMFLFQFVNYYSSCFYVAFFKGKFVGYPGNYAYMFGRWSKLRNEECDPGGCLIELTTQLVIVMTGKQVWGNIQEALVPWLMNWWGSRKARKHPESIYSRWEQDNDLQSFGQLGLFYEYLEMVIQFGFITLFVASFPLAPLLALINNIIEVRVDAWKLTTQYRRPVAAKAHSIGAWEEILSGIAVLSVVTNAFIVAFTSDMIPRLVYMYAYHPDGEMNMKGYINNSLSMFNISAIPVANSPEEGENPAWFNSSITTCRYRDFRYPSGHEKQYSHTMQFWHILAAKLAFIIIMEHVVFMVKFFVAWMIPDVPSDVRARVKRERYLVQEYLHNYEVDKLKKQLTHNNCSNDCTCTPMIYPTLSKHEVLSECL; encoded by the exons ATGCATCGAATAAcgggaagagcaggaggagacaaCCTGATCGAGATGAGCCCCACGGAGTCTTTCAACG ATGATATAAATGGCTACAACCAACATGCCTCGTCCAGCACAGGATCTTTCCAGCAGGGACAATCAGCG TCTTTTTTAACGCCTGATGTGTGTGTAGAGACCTGTGAGTCTCTCAGCGCCAGCCTGGCCTCCCTGGCCTCCTCTGACCACAGCGACAGTCCACAGTTTGAGGCTCAGACCTTAGAGCGAATCAGTGCTTTGACCGGG CTCTCGAGAAAGCGGGCTCTATTCCTGAAGTTTCGTTCCAGG attgacaaacaacaacagagtaAAGACTCTGTGTTCTTCCGTGATGGGCTGCGGAGGATTGACTTTGTCTTGTCCTATGTGGACGACAAAGCTGGCGAGAGAAAACAG gagaggaggagggtgtatGAGGCCAATTTAGCCAAAGTTGGTCTGGAGCTGGAGACAGAAGATAAATCA gagTCAGAAGATGGGAAGACGTATTTTGTGAAGATCCACGCTCCATGGGAAGTGTTGGCCACCTACGCAGACGTGCTTAAGATCAAGGTTCCGTTCAAGGTCAACGACATCCCAGACAACACAGAGATGCCCATGAACTGGCTGTCCACCCCGTTCCGTCTGCCCGAGACCATCATGCACCCTGAGCCGGACTTCTTCACCGCTCCTTTCGACAAGAGCAAGTCTGACTTCTTCCTCATCGATGACAAAGAGACATTCTTCCCCCCTTCCAATCGCAACAGGATC GTCTACTACATCCTGTCCCGCTGTTCATACTTGAGGGAGGAAtgtggagagaaagacaaaaagggAATCAAGAGGTTACTCAACAATGGCACCTACACTGCTGCCTTTCCCCTGCACGAT TGTAGATACTGGAAAAAATCCAGGGACACTCACTGCGAGAGTGAGAGATACAGTCTGTACAAACACTGGGCCagattcctctttttcttcaaGGAGCAACCCCTCAACCTTGTCAG GAAGTACTACGGAGAGAAGATCGGTATTTATTTTGCCTGGCTGGGTTTCTACACTGAGATGTTGTTGTTTGCTGCAATAGTTGGGACAATTTGTTTCGTCTACGGAGTCCTCACTTACGATGAAAATGAGTGGAG TAAAGAAATATGCAGTGGGGAAATTGGAGGCAAAATCGTCATGTGCCCACTGTGTGACAAGAAATGTGGCTTCTGGAAACTCAACTCAACATGTAACTCCTCATGG CAATCACACCTATTTGACAATGTGGGAACTGTGTTTTTTGCCATATTCATGGGGATATGGG TGACGCTGTTCCTGGAGCTCTGGAAGAGGCGGCAGGCTCGTCTCGAGTATGAGTGGGATCTGGTCGACTTTGAGGAGgagcaacagcagctgcagctccggCCAGAGTATGAGACCAAGTGCTCCAACCGCAAGCTGAACCGCATCACTCAG GAAATGGAGCCATACTTACCCATAACAAGCAAGTGTGCACGCTTATGTCTATCTGGAGCCACAGTCATTTTCTGG ATTTCATTGATCATTGCCTGCATCATTGGCGTGATAGCGTACCGCCTGGCAGTGTACGCCGCCTTCGCCAGCATCATGAAGGACAACCCCACCAGCCACTTGCAAGTGGTCGGCCCCTACATCACGCCACAGCTGGCCACCTCTGTCACCGCCTCCTGCATCAACTTTGTCATCATCATGATCCTCAACCTCATGTATGAGAGGGTGGCTGTTTGGATCACTGATATGG AAATTCCAAAGACACACCTGGAGTATGAGAACAAGTTGACGGTGAAGATGTTCCTCTTCCAGTTCGTCAACTACTACTCCTCCTGCTTCTACGTGGCTTTCTTTAAGGGCAAGTTTGTCGGCTATCCTGGAAATTATGCCTACATGTTTGGCCGGTGGAGCAAACTGAGGAATGAAGAG TGTGACCCTGGTGGTTGTCTTATTGAGCTGACCACCCAGCTGGTAATAGTGATGACTGGTAAACAGGTGTGGGGCAACATCCAAGAGGCTCTGGTCCC GTGGCTGATGAACTGGTGGGGCAGCAGGAAGGCACGGAAACACCCAGAGAGTATTTACAGCCGCTGGGAGCAGGACAACGATCTGCAGAGCTTTGGACAGCTGGGTCTTTTCTACGAGTACCTGGAAATGG TGATCCAGTTTGGTTTCATCACGCTTTTCGTCGCCTCCTTCCCCCTGGCCCCCCTGCTGGCACTGATCAACAACATCATTGAAGTAAGAGTGGATGCCTGGAAGCTGACCACTCAGTACAGACGCCCCGTGGCAGCCAAGGCCCACAGCATCGGGGCCTGGGAGGAAATCCTCAGTGGGATCGCCGTCCTCTCCGTTGTCACAAAT GCGTTCATCGTGGCCTTCACCTCTGATATGATCCCTCGGCTCGTGTACATGTATGCCTACCACCCAGATGGTGAGATGAATATGAAAGGCTACATAAACAACAGCCTGTCGATGTTCAATATATCTGCGATCCCTGTGGCCAACAGCCCTGAGGAAGGGGAGAACCCTGCTTGGTTCAACAGCTCCATCACGACctgcag GTATCGTGATTTCCGCTACCCTTCGGGCCATGAGAAGCAGTACTCCCACACCATGCAGTTCTGGCATATTTTGGCTGCCAAGCTTGCTTTCATTATCATCATGGAG CATGTCGTGTTCATGGTGAAGTTCTTCGTGGCCTGGATGATCCCAGATGTTCCCTCTGACGTGAGGGCTCGAGTGAAGAGAGAGCGCTACCTGGTCCAGGAATATCTCCATAACTACGAGGTGGATAAGCTGAAGAAGCAGCTCACCCACAACAACTGTAGCAATGACTGTACCTGCACGCCCATGATCTATCCAACTTTATCCAAACACGAGGTGCTGTCAGAGTGTCTCTAG
- the ano5a gene encoding anoctamin-5 isoform X3 gives MHRITGRAGGDNLIEMSPTESFNDDINGYNQHASSSTGSFQQGQSAIDKQQQSKDSVFFRDGLRRIDFVLSYVDDKAGERKQERRRVYEANLAKVGLELETEDKSESEDGKTYFVKIHAPWEVLATYADVLKIKVPFKVNDIPDNTEMPMNWLSTPFRLPETIMHPEPDFFTAPFDKSKSDFFLIDDKETFFPPSNRNRIVYYILSRCSYLREECGEKDKKGIKRLLNNGTYTAAFPLHDCRYWKKSRDTHCESERYSLYKHWARFLFFFKEQPLNLVRKYYGEKIGIYFAWLGFYTEMLLFAAIVGTICFVYGVLTYDENEWSKEICSGEIGGKIVMCPLCDKKCGFWKLNSTCNSSWQSHLFDNVGTVFFAIFMGIWVTLFLELWKRRQARLEYEWDLVDFEEEQQQLQLRPEYETKCSNRKLNRITQEPEWVLSRTATDLLAKLFLCWATVILWISLIIACIIGVIAYRLAVYAAFASIMKDNPTSHLQVVGPYITPQLATSVTASCINFVIIMILNLMYERVAVWITDMEIPKTHLEYENKLTVKMFLFQFVNYYSSCFYVAFFKGKFVGYPGNYAYMFGRWSKLRNEECDPGGCLIELTTQLVIVMTGKQVWGNIQEALVPWLMNWWGSRKARKHPESIYSRWEQDNDLQSFGQLGLFYEYLEMVIQFGFITLFVASFPLAPLLALINNIIEVRVDAWKLTTQYRRPVAAKAHSIGAWEEILSGIAVLSVVTNAFIVAFTSDMIPRLVYMYAYHPDGEMNMKGYINNSLSMFNISAIPVANSPEEGENPAWFNSSITTCRYRDFRYPSGHEKQYSHTMQFWHILAAKLAFIIIMEHVVFMVKFFVAWMIPDVPSDVRARVKRERYLVQEYLHNYEVDKLKKQLTHNNCSNDCTCTPMIYPTLSKHEVLSECL, from the exons ATGCATCGAATAAcgggaagagcaggaggagacaaCCTGATCGAGATGAGCCCCACGGAGTCTTTCAACG ATGATATAAATGGCTACAACCAACATGCCTCGTCCAGCACAGGATCTTTCCAGCAGGGACAATCAGCG attgacaaacaacaacagagtaAAGACTCTGTGTTCTTCCGTGATGGGCTGCGGAGGATTGACTTTGTCTTGTCCTATGTGGACGACAAAGCTGGCGAGAGAAAACAG gagaggaggagggtgtatGAGGCCAATTTAGCCAAAGTTGGTCTGGAGCTGGAGACAGAAGATAAATCA gagTCAGAAGATGGGAAGACGTATTTTGTGAAGATCCACGCTCCATGGGAAGTGTTGGCCACCTACGCAGACGTGCTTAAGATCAAGGTTCCGTTCAAGGTCAACGACATCCCAGACAACACAGAGATGCCCATGAACTGGCTGTCCACCCCGTTCCGTCTGCCCGAGACCATCATGCACCCTGAGCCGGACTTCTTCACCGCTCCTTTCGACAAGAGCAAGTCTGACTTCTTCCTCATCGATGACAAAGAGACATTCTTCCCCCCTTCCAATCGCAACAGGATC GTCTACTACATCCTGTCCCGCTGTTCATACTTGAGGGAGGAAtgtggagagaaagacaaaaagggAATCAAGAGGTTACTCAACAATGGCACCTACACTGCTGCCTTTCCCCTGCACGAT TGTAGATACTGGAAAAAATCCAGGGACACTCACTGCGAGAGTGAGAGATACAGTCTGTACAAACACTGGGCCagattcctctttttcttcaaGGAGCAACCCCTCAACCTTGTCAG GAAGTACTACGGAGAGAAGATCGGTATTTATTTTGCCTGGCTGGGTTTCTACACTGAGATGTTGTTGTTTGCTGCAATAGTTGGGACAATTTGTTTCGTCTACGGAGTCCTCACTTACGATGAAAATGAGTGGAG TAAAGAAATATGCAGTGGGGAAATTGGAGGCAAAATCGTCATGTGCCCACTGTGTGACAAGAAATGTGGCTTCTGGAAACTCAACTCAACATGTAACTCCTCATGG CAATCACACCTATTTGACAATGTGGGAACTGTGTTTTTTGCCATATTCATGGGGATATGGG TGACGCTGTTCCTGGAGCTCTGGAAGAGGCGGCAGGCTCGTCTCGAGTATGAGTGGGATCTGGTCGACTTTGAGGAGgagcaacagcagctgcagctccggCCAGAGTATGAGACCAAGTGCTCCAACCGCAAGCTGAACCGCATCACTCAG GAACCAGAGTGGGTTCTTAGCAGGACTGCTACAGATCTATTGGCGAAATTATTTCTGTGCTGGGCCACCGTGATCCTCTGG ATTTCATTGATCATTGCCTGCATCATTGGCGTGATAGCGTACCGCCTGGCAGTGTACGCCGCCTTCGCCAGCATCATGAAGGACAACCCCACCAGCCACTTGCAAGTGGTCGGCCCCTACATCACGCCACAGCTGGCCACCTCTGTCACCGCCTCCTGCATCAACTTTGTCATCATCATGATCCTCAACCTCATGTATGAGAGGGTGGCTGTTTGGATCACTGATATGG AAATTCCAAAGACACACCTGGAGTATGAGAACAAGTTGACGGTGAAGATGTTCCTCTTCCAGTTCGTCAACTACTACTCCTCCTGCTTCTACGTGGCTTTCTTTAAGGGCAAGTTTGTCGGCTATCCTGGAAATTATGCCTACATGTTTGGCCGGTGGAGCAAACTGAGGAATGAAGAG TGTGACCCTGGTGGTTGTCTTATTGAGCTGACCACCCAGCTGGTAATAGTGATGACTGGTAAACAGGTGTGGGGCAACATCCAAGAGGCTCTGGTCCC GTGGCTGATGAACTGGTGGGGCAGCAGGAAGGCACGGAAACACCCAGAGAGTATTTACAGCCGCTGGGAGCAGGACAACGATCTGCAGAGCTTTGGACAGCTGGGTCTTTTCTACGAGTACCTGGAAATGG TGATCCAGTTTGGTTTCATCACGCTTTTCGTCGCCTCCTTCCCCCTGGCCCCCCTGCTGGCACTGATCAACAACATCATTGAAGTAAGAGTGGATGCCTGGAAGCTGACCACTCAGTACAGACGCCCCGTGGCAGCCAAGGCCCACAGCATCGGGGCCTGGGAGGAAATCCTCAGTGGGATCGCCGTCCTCTCCGTTGTCACAAAT GCGTTCATCGTGGCCTTCACCTCTGATATGATCCCTCGGCTCGTGTACATGTATGCCTACCACCCAGATGGTGAGATGAATATGAAAGGCTACATAAACAACAGCCTGTCGATGTTCAATATATCTGCGATCCCTGTGGCCAACAGCCCTGAGGAAGGGGAGAACCCTGCTTGGTTCAACAGCTCCATCACGACctgcag GTATCGTGATTTCCGCTACCCTTCGGGCCATGAGAAGCAGTACTCCCACACCATGCAGTTCTGGCATATTTTGGCTGCCAAGCTTGCTTTCATTATCATCATGGAG CATGTCGTGTTCATGGTGAAGTTCTTCGTGGCCTGGATGATCCCAGATGTTCCCTCTGACGTGAGGGCTCGAGTGAAGAGAGAGCGCTACCTGGTCCAGGAATATCTCCATAACTACGAGGTGGATAAGCTGAAGAAGCAGCTCACCCACAACAACTGTAGCAATGACTGTACCTGCACGCCCATGATCTATCCAACTTTATCCAAACACGAGGTGCTGTCAGAGTGTCTCTAG